The Coccidioides posadasii str. Silveira chromosome 3, complete sequence genome contains a region encoding:
- the HEX1_2 gene encoding woronin body major protein (EggNog:ENOG410PN96~COG:S~BUSCO:8282at33183) — translation MGYYDDDGQYHSFRRGVERAADRILHPFHHKDEVSDDRGPSRVREGVRESVRVVQPRGGRPSDTITIPCHFIRIGDLLILQGRPCQVIRVSVSSQTGQHRYLGVDLFTGQLHEESSFISNPSPSVVVQSMLGPVYKTYRILDLRDDGRITAMTETGDIKQGIRVIDQGGLWNRISDAFSDGRGSVRALVINDGGRELVVDYKVIHGSRL, via the coding sequence ATGGGTTACTACGACGACGACGGCCAATATCACTCTTTCCGTCGCGGTGTTGAGCGCGCTGCCGACCGCATCCTCCATCCCTTCCATCACAAGGATGAAGTTTCTGATGACCGTGGTCCATCCCGGGTCCGTGAAGGCGTTCGTGAGTCTGTCAGAGTTGTCCAGCCCCGTGGCGGCCGCCCATCAGACACGATTACTATTCCCTGCCACTTCATCCGCATCGGCGACCTTTTGATCCTTCAGGGCCGCCCATGCCAGGTGATCCGCGTCTCTGTCTCCTCCCAGACCGGTCAGCATCGTTATCTCGGTGTCGATCTGTTCACCGGCCAGCTCCACGAGGAGTCTAGCTTCATTTCCAACCCATCTCCATCTGTCGTTGTCCAGAGCATGCTCGGCCCCGTCTACAAGACCTACCGCATCCTTGATCTCCGTGATGACGGCCGCATCACCGCAATGACCGAGACTGGCGACATCAAGCAGGGCATCCGCGTCATTGACCAGGGTGGCCTCTGGAACCGCATCAGCGACGCCTTCTCTGATGGCAGAGGTAGCGTTCGTGCTCTCGTCATCAATGATGGTGGTCGTGAGCTTGTCGTTGACTACAAGGTTATCCATGGATCCCGCCTTTAA
- a CDS encoding uncharacterized protein (EggNog:ENOG410QDBI~COG:B~BUSCO:7878at33183) yields the protein MTPRRSSRARGSQAPPSAIHSSSSSSITSLGRIERNTRSNNKLSSPRRSSTHPSQSVDDADARSRHDLPQTRQRNRGRDDEDTHQPPPANDEYDEEDGDEEEITRCICGQQDYPGLPPSSRETIGRSSLKAGVKEESNQDPSAAASEILSDDAGSLFIQCDSCKVWQHGGCVGIMEEALSPDEYFCEKCRKDLHRVIVSGNGQKSSQYLPVAGTPSPISSASSTRDNSRSARDKKSRDNADAPKRRSTMNSREAAYEEELLRRAIEESKEESKSIIEETNNRRGKRTRSDSEITKQTAKRQRTSSPSPSSIVSKQSQSQSQPVSEDEKSRAAVNGNKKTRGIVTRNQREKEAPASEKEPEKEAEIAGRRKGRSERRKADDSEPEANSPTKNTVNGSVPAQSAPETPDIPPPTQKPSSRKSGRPARRGRVGRNQYTRDRDIANGNGTDNQTNSPRRGQSRDGNGDSPPGNGANGVHVNGGESGKPSRPRYMNPNRTSMNDMRRRVAAILEFISRMQLEMAATEEDATPHNAAGANGSQSSTVVAALEGAVVNGNIQAPSVAGSAETTQESATPKPKEFKDLSSVEMMDELTRGLLKWQQEFGKYGEK from the exons ATGACGCCCCGTCGATCCTCTCGAGCTCGCGGCTCGCAAGCACCTCCCAGCGCAATCCATTCCAGCTCGTCCAGTTCCATAACCTCCCTTGGACGCATCGAGAGAAACACCCGCTCGAATAACAAATTGTCCTCTCCACGAAGATCATCCACCCACCCGTCACAGTCCGTAGACGACGCCGACGCACGCTCGAGACACGACCTCCCCCAGACCCGCCAGCGAAACCGCGGTCGCGACGATGAAGACACCCATCAACCCCCGCCCGCCAACGATGAGTACGACGAGGAAGATGGCGACGAGGAAGAGATAACAAGGTGTATTTGCGGCCAGCAAGACTATCCCGGCCTCCCACCATCCTCTCGCGAGACAATCGGTCGTAGTTCCCTAAAGGCTGGAGTCAAGGAAGAATCAAACCAGGATCCTTCTGCCGCTGCCTCCGAAATTCTCTCGGACGATGCTGGAAGCCTGTTCATACAGTGTGACTCTTGCAAAGTGTGGCAGCACGGTGGTTGCGTGGGGATCATGGAGGAAGCTCTTAGTCCCGACGAGTATTTCTGCGAAAAGTGCCGAAAAGACTTACACAGGGTAATTGTCAGTGGAAATGG TCAGAAGTCCTCTCAGTACCTTCCGGTCGCCGGGACCCCTTCCCCTATCTCATCAGCCTCCTCTACCCGCGACAACTCTAGGAGCGCAAGAGATAAGAAATCCAGAGACAATGCAGACGCACCCAAACGAAGATCTACTATGAACAGCCGTGAGGCCGCATACGAAGAAGAACTTTTGCGTCGAGCAATTGAGGAAAGCAAGGAGGAGAGCAAGTCCATCATCGAGGAGACGAACAATCGTAGAGGAAAAAGAACCAGAAGCGACAGTGAAAT AACCAAACAAACTGCCAAAAGGCAGCGCACCAGCTccccttctccttcttccaTTGTCTCGAAACAGTCCCAGTCCCAGTCCCAGCCAGTGTCCGAGGACGAGAAATCGCGAGCAGCTGTCAACGGCAACAAGAAAACAAGAGGTATCGTGACTCGAAATCAGCGAGAGAAGGAAGCTCCAGCTTCTGAAAAAGAGCCCGAGAAAGAAGCTGAAATAGCTGGCCGACGGAAAGGAAGATCCGAACGAAGAAAAGCTGATG ATTCAGAGCCTGAAGCCAATTCACCAACCAAAAATACTGTCAACGGCTCAGTTCCGGCTCAGTCCGCCCCTGAGACCCCCGATATCCCTCCACCCACGCAGAAGCCATCCTCCCGTAAATCTGGCCGTCCTGCACGCAGAGGCCGCGTCGGTCGCAACCAGTATACTCGAGATCGCGACATTGCCAATGGAAATGGCACGGATAATCAGACAAACTCCCCGCGCCGCGGCCAATCCCGGGATGGAAACGGAGACTCTCCACCAGGAAACGGAGCGAACGGTGTTCACGTTAACGGCGGAGAGTCTGGAAAGCCTAGCAGACCACGATACATGAACCCAAACCGAACGTCGATGAACGACATGCGAAGACGAGTTGCGGCGATTCTCGAGTTTATATCCCGTATGCAATTAGAGATGGCGGCCACAGAAGAGGACGCTACCCCTCACAATGCAGCGGGCGCCAATGGCTCTCAGAGTTCTACTGTGGTGGCGGCACTGGAGGGTGCCGTCGTGAACGGTAATATTCAGGCTCCATCAGTTGCCGGAAGTGCAGAGACAACACAAGAATCCGCGACGCCCAAAccaaaagaattcaaagatCTATCGAGTGTGGAGATGATGGACGAGTTGACTCGCGGCCTTCTCAAATGGCAGCAGGAGTTCGGGAAATACGGCGAAAAATGA
- a CDS encoding uncharacterized protein (EggNog:ENOG410PK12~COG:S~BUSCO:8183at33183), whose protein sequence is MAATLSGTYTSAPDTPSPVFPDRLIRPLPKRPIRSRISPEVAESILYPPAPPATQLFYGAYAGNGDVNDAKVFVQRNSYGFEPNPDDHHIYEDGVESDEDGPVVVRRSVGLDRSSLPHSEYVKHMGTPSKSSSNSLDGYDAFENTNNKKKRKIPTSGSLGCHSISADILNMSPSSPNGTSTGILEDNSATGSYYGSGNPVSPAGSGISGSGRGRFGRNAARSAAGRVPLANYSSNWLGNRPPGSRREPSHLGQEQTGSAKNPDQGIISTAIANAAAFPSSSPKSQGNISLLDESAKPTPAKTQFTFTCESDSSKGMASWQTQNPFPIPQQHRPASQPAPGPASGQRRFSTQGTQTSPNMASQTNPQSQAGATPPHPAQTSQPPAQGKKPRRSARSIYAFAARQRRIQQQYTNLHHPPNLEDIWICEFCEYESIFGHPPEALIRQYEIKDRKERRRLAEKRRLLEKAKMKGRKGKKAPKNAAKNAAAQQPAYHQNYDRQQMPDQLAEGHGGQDEDYGGTMEGDDYDEQAPPPPQHQQSGSVQQPPALDPGNPTQASSQSSTGLGGGGPGRAG, encoded by the exons ATGGCTGCTACGTTGA GCGGGACGTATACCTCCGCTCCCGACACACCGTCCCCGGTATTCCCTGATCGACTGATCCGGCCATTGCCCAAACGCCCAATACGCTCTCGCATATCCCCCGAAGTTGCCGAGTCGATCCTCTATCCCCCTGCCCCCCCAGCCACCCAGCTTTTCTACGGTGCTTATGCGGGCAATGGAGACGTGAACGACGCCAAGGTCTTTGTTCAACGAAATAGTTATGGCTTCGAGCCCAACCCCGACGATCATCATATCTATGAAGACGGTGTCGAGTCCGACGAGGACGGCCCCGTTGTTGTTCGACGCAGCGTCGGCCTGGACAGATCCTCGCTACCACACTCGGAATACGTAAAGCATATGGGAACTCCATCCAAATCCAGCTCGAATAGTCTCGATGGCTACGATGCGTTCGAGAATACGAAcaataaaaagaagaggaaaataCCCACCTCAGGGAGCTTAGGCTGTCATTCAATTTCCGCCGATATCCTGAATATGAGCCCTTCCAGTCCAAACGGCACAAGCACGGGGATCTTAGAAGATAACAGTGCGACTGGCTCCTATTATGGGTCTGGAAACCCCGTCTCTCCAGCTGGCTCTGGCATCTCCGGGTCCGGACGCGGAAGATTTGGTCGCAACGCCGCTCGTTCTGCTGCGGGCCGGGTTCCCCTCGCCAATTATTCCAGTAACTGGCTGGGAAATCGACCTCCGGGGAGTCGTCGAGAGCCATCTCACCTCGGCCAAGAACAGACTG GCTCGGCGAAAAATCCAGATCAGGGAATAATCTCAACTGCTATAGCCAACGCAGCAGCTTTTCCGTCATCGTCACCAAAAAGCCAAGGGAACATAAGCTTATTAGACGAATCGGCCAAGCCTACACCCGCAAAAACACAATTCACCTTTACGTGTGAGTCGGATTCATCGAAAGGAATGGCGTCTTGGCAAACGCAAAATCCGTTCCCGATTCCACAGCAACATCGGCCGGCCTCTCAACCAGCCCCCGGGCCAGCTTCGGGACAAAGAAGATTCTCAACCCAAGGAACACAAACCAGCCCAAACATGGCATCCCAGACGAACCCGCAAAGCCAAGCTGGGGCTACGCCGCCACATCCTGCTCAGACTTCCCAACCCCCAGCTCAGGGAAAGAAACCCCGTCGCTCAGCCCGGAGTATATACGCGTTTGCTGCACGTCAGCGTCGGATACAACAACAATACACGAACCTACACCACCCGCCCAACCTTGAAGATATTTGGATCTGTGAATTTTGCGAGTATGAGAGCATTTTTGGGCACCCTCCGGAGGCCTTGATTAGGCAATACGAGATCAAAGATCGAAAGGAGCGGAGGCGATTGGCAGAGAAACGAAGATTGCTGGAAAAGGCGAAGATGAAAGGACGCAAGGGCAAAAAGGCGCCGAAAAATGCTGCGAAGAATGCGGCGGCTCAGCAACCTGCTTACCATCAGAACTATGACCGACAGCAGATGCCGGATCAGCTTGCTGAAGGACACGGGGGTCAGGATGAAGACTATGGAGGAACTATGGAAGGTGACGATTATGACGAGCAAGCTCCACCACCTCCCCAGCACCAGCAATCTGGCTCAGTACAGCAACCGCCGGCGCTTGATCCAGGTAATCCTACCCAGGCGAGTTCGCAATCAAGTACTGGCCTAGGTGGGGGAGGTCCGGGGCGTGCCGGATGA